Proteins encoded together in one Triticum dicoccoides isolate Atlit2015 ecotype Zavitan chromosome 7B, WEW_v2.0, whole genome shotgun sequence window:
- the LOC119336263 gene encoding uncharacterized protein LOC119336263: MSYAVVVSFDYIQQIEPGLRQASGSRLLPIGHRRHLAAVPRAPVQLPPPRPRLRARNPETAADATVIDYINDNPSLPAELPDGGSLEPDATVDGYCYVETADD; this comes from the exons ATGAGCTACGCCGTCGTCGTCTCCTTCGACTACATCCAGCAGATCGAGCCGGGACTTCGTCAAGCTTCAGGATCGAGACTTCTCCCCATCGGACACCGTCGCCATCTTGCCGCTGTCCCGCGAGCTCCGGTCCAACTCCCGCCTCCCCGACCTCGCCTACGTGCTCGCA accctgagaccgctgctgatgccacaGTGATCGACTACATCAACGACAACCCTTCCCttccagcagagcttccag atggtggatccctggaaccAGATGCCACCGTTGACGGATACTGctacgtggagaccgctgacgactag